In a genomic window of Branchiostoma floridae strain S238N-H82 chromosome 19, Bfl_VNyyK, whole genome shotgun sequence:
- the LOC118406476 gene encoding uncharacterized protein LOC118406476: MGLTVKEKEEVIPNLIDARIKATIEAALVTALKQSDVLATIVPTIVSAVKESVRSSIQDELKKLQDQLVQQERKCTSLQEAYNNLEAKYNDLEQYSRRNCIVISGIPEPPVEEGTDNAVMELVNNKLKCDPPINNQHIDRSHRLGKPRTDGKPRPVIVKFVSYRQKSAVMRAKTKVDARDVLRKDKMYINDNLTKGNMQLLKEARSLVKSNHLNQSWSYDGKIFVKTLNGERQMIFKQADLDIFRSA, translated from the coding sequence ATGGGCCTGACAGTTAAAGAAAAGGAGGAGGTGATCCCCAACCTCATAGACGCTCGGATTAAAGCAACTATTGAGGCTGCTCTGGTTACTGCTCTCAAACAGAGCGATGTTCTTGCCACCATTGTGCCGACCATCGTCAGCGCAGTGAAGGAGTCTGTGCGCTCATCCATCCAGGATGAGCTGAAGAAGTTGCAGGACCAGCTTGTGCAGCAGGAAAGGAAGTGTACCTCACTCCAAGAAGCCTACAACAACCTTGAAGCAAAATACAACGACCTAGAGCAGTATTCCAGGCGTAATTGCATCGTCATCTCTGGAATTCCAGAACCACCTGTGGAAGAGGGCACGGATAATGCCGTCATGGAGCTCGTCAACAACAAGCTGAAATGTGACCCGCCTATCAACAACCAACACATCGACAGGTCCCATCGCCTTGGCAAGCCGCGCACCGACGGTAAACCACGTCCTGTCATCGTAAAGTTTGTCTCCTACCGTCAGAAGTCCGCCGTTATGCGCGCCAAGACCAAGGTCGACGCCAGAGATGTTCTCAGGAaagacaaaatgtacatcaacGACAACCTCACAAAGGGAAACATGCAGCTTCTGAAAGAGGCTCGGTCACTAGTCAAGTCGAATCATCTAAACCAGTCATGGTCATATGACGGAAAGATTTTTGTGAAGACTTTGAACGGGGAGAGACAAATGATCTTCAAGCAAGCTGATCTGGACATCTTCCGTTCAGCGTAA